The Fusarium oxysporum f. sp. lycopersici 4287 chromosome 6, whole genome shotgun sequence DNA segment GGATGTGCACGCGCCAGCAAGACAACCCAAAGGACTGCCAGTGTCATAAAAATTCCATATCACATCCTCTCCATCCAATCAAAGATCTCTAATTGCAAATCTCAGCCCCCCTAAACAAGTTTATTTTTGAATGTTTTATACTCATGTAAGTCTAACTGCTATAAATGAACTAACAGGAATATATTTCAGAACCAAGCGACAAATGCCAAAGACTCATTTATTGATGTGACGAGTAGTTTGAAAGCGGTCCGCCAGCATGAATGGTCAGTAGATGGATGTTGTCAGAACTCACCACGCCAGATGCGTCCTCGTTATTGTTAGGATTAACATCATCGTAAGGGAATGCGTAACCTCTGCCATCAATCTCATATGAATGGACTATCCTGCTATAGTGATTAGTAGGATTTACCGTGTAGTAGGATGTTTGACCCAAGCTCGGCTCCATAAACCCGCTATCGAGTAACAAAGTAGATCGTACAAGACCAGCACACAAACGTGGAACAATAGTAGTATGACTTAGACTATCGTTCTCTGAGATAGCAAAAGGTCCACTGTTGCAGCCCCAAATGTCTTTATCGTCAGGTTTAGGGAGTCCGCGCTCGTGTCCGTCACATTTCAGTTTGTGACGTACAACCCTGCATTTGATCATGCCCGCTGTAGATTGCGTGTCTATTACGAGATCCCGAGTGGTGTATCTCTCCCAAACATGGTCAACATAGTGCTTCCAATAACTTCCAAATATTCCGGGATTGACATCATACTGATTACCGGGAGATAACACTCGGATCGGCCTTCCAGCCGTGTCTGCAATACATAGCGAGGTCCACTTATGATTGTCTAGCTTTCTCTGTTTAATTAGATCGTCACAGATCTTGATAACAGCATCTGCTTCGAGTCCTGCTGTGGTTTGGGTACTCCCATCTTTTGCAACAAGCGTCATACCAAGAACTAGACCCACAAAATCCACATAGCTTATGTTGGCGTAGAGAAGATTTCTGATGCAAGTAAATTCTACGAAACCCCAGCTCACGTTTGCGTTGGGATCTCGGAGGTTTGTGACTGAAGGCTGAACTAAGCTGTTACCATCACCTATATCGACGACGAAAAATTGCAGATCACCATTCGATTCGAAAAGTAGATGCGGCCAGAACGAATAAAGGAAGGGAGTGTAATACTCAGCGATTCACCCTTCGAAGGTAGGGATATGGCGACATCATTTGTGACTTTGACAGGTAGGCGAGACCCTCTAGCGTCAGGATAAATAAGCTTGCCATTGTCGAGAGCGAAAAATACCTTGCCGCCGGCGTCCAAACCGGTTATATAGGCTTTTACACTGCTTTTATTGAAATTATTAACCAGTTTTATCGGTAAAGGACCCGCGTCTAAGCCACGACCTGTTAGAAAAAGACGCGTAGTCGTGGAGAGCGTTTCAGAGAGCAGATTGTCGGTGGTGACTTCAACGTCCTCGAGTCCTCCTGGGTCAACCTTGATGAACCCTTCTGGCGTGAAAAAACGTCTATGTGGGGATGGAACAGTGCTGGATGCAGTTACCAACGACGTTTTTAGCAGAACAACTAATAGGAAGATGATACGCATAGCAGAGTAACAACGGCTAAAAATTTGAACTGGAACACGAGACGGGGCACGATCAATGTATGACCGACTTGGGTTGCTATGTTCATCGATTTAGAGCGGAATGCACGTATACTTATACAAGCAGGTGGTGAGAGGAGAACTGTTAGGGACTCATGACTATGGCCTATTAACGGCCGCTGGTTTACCTAGCACTATGATTTTCAAATCATTTCTGCTCGAAAGCTCTGTAACATTCCCGCCCTGCGCCGGCAACATGAAGAATTTTTAAGTTCCTCACCTTAATGTATTTGCCTTAGCCGCAGAGCCCATGTGGCATCGAATATCTAGTGGGGAGAATAAGTGTCAGTCTGTAATAAGTGTGGCAGCCCATCCAGCGTTCTACTTGGTGAATACCCGCACTACTTTAGGTGTACATGTGGAGGTGGACTTTTGGACATCCTCTTCTTAGTGCTGTCTCCTACGTCAACTTTTCCGCTCACTGTATGCTTTTGTGTCTTCCGCCCGCTgctttattttcttttcgtGGTTGGAAAAGAAAACTTGGCGGATACCCGACCTCTGGTTCGAGTGTTCAACCGCTGTCAAAGGAACGCTCTTAAACTTAACTTATAAGCTACGTCAAATAGATGTTCCCGGTATTACAGAAGGCAAAAGTTTCTGGGCTCGGCACAGACAGAACTCAAGGCTGGCTCTAGTCTTGTGGCGGTAAGAGATGGCCCTCGGGAGGCAAAATGGGCAATGGACCACTGCCAACTGGTTATCCGACAATACACGGATCGCATTTAATACATAAATTCATCAGACTACGTGATTCAGTACTCAGCGTAGCGAACCATCATACCAGCGCGCATCCCAGTAACCTCCTTCCCTCCTGTTCTACTAAGTACAATCTCATTTAGCCGCTGGATAATTGCGTGTTCGTAGAGCTTTGGCCTATCATTTGCCACCATGTTTCCAAAATGCTTAGTAAAATAGTTGAAAGTCTGAGTGGCTGCGGTCGCAAGATCAGCTCTGTGCTGACTTTCGTACGACGAATGTCTACCGAGGACATCCAAAATCTCCCATTTGTCAAGAATTATGTTGGCATATCGTATGAGTACTATGTTCAAGCTATTGAGAACCATCGTGTAGTGTTGGGTCCGGTATTTAGAGCTGGGCTTGCATGATGGCTTGTGGCGCTGGGAAAGATCGGATTTTTGGACGCGACGTGATTTGGCTTGGCTCGGATCAACAACAGAGTTTGTCGGTATGGCCGGTAGCTTCCCAGACGATCGAGTAGGTCTGGCTCTTGCGGATGTGAGGGCTACTATTCGTTCGGATCTTCTGCGTCCCTTGGGATAACATTGTTGCTGTTGTCTCAGCTCGGTGGAGATGGAACTGAACGAATTGGCGGACGGGCCATTGTGAGTATGGTAAAGCTCGACCTTCGTCAAAGACGATCTAGATGAGGGGTTCCCAGAGCTTCTGGTAATTGCCATCGTGGTTGAGAGACTTGGCTTAGTTGAAGTCTCCAGCTGGCCTGGGTTGTTTGTTGAGCCTGGTTCGTGATGTTCTATGCTGCAATTCAGCAATTACTTGTTGTTCAGTGGGCTTCGCGTCACACCCGATCGCGTCGTGGCGAAAGGCTCAGACGCCGTAACAAGGTGCGAGTGTTTGAGGGGGCAAGTGGTGAATCAAAGCATGGGAAGATATGAGAATTTATTGGTTGCTGCAAACAATTCCGACGCTTGTTCCAGGGGACGCTGCTCGGCCACTTGAAAATCCGGCAGGCGCTTTGCGCCTCGAAATTGATTCCTGAGGTAATCATTGGCGTGACAAAATTACGCCAAGTGGGGAATACTAGTCTGCAGTCCCTGGTTACTGTGAGACAGGCGCACAGTTCTGGCATGGTCAGACCCTTGTAGCAATGTCTTTATGATTACAACAGAGCAACAAAAGCAAGAATCATGGGTTCATATCTGTCTCTGCAATTGAATTGGTTCTGCAGGACGTTGCCTTTTCAATGGAATGATATGTCTGCTACGTACCATGATGACCGGCTAAACCGTAAGCAGCCTCGGAGCTCGGTCAATAATGTTCTAAGTACTTATGGGGCATTCCCAGGCATCTCTAATAGTCAACTACCCATAATGCCCCTTACTAACACTGGGACCTTCCAGCCCCCTAAGCAGCTGTTGCAAGCATATAAAATCAAAGAGCCAGGTGCTTACATTGGTGTTACTCCAGAATTCAATGATGCGACGACGTGATTCATTTTCCAAATTATTACGTATCGAGGTCATACATTGAATACCAAACACGAATAAGTCAAAAGGGCCTGGTTCTGACTCTTTCGTCTAGCCACAAAGGACCCATTCTGCCTTGAGTCAAGAAGCACTTCAGACGCAAGATTTGGGGAAATCCATCCGGTTTTAGACCGTCGCTATCTCGGCGCTCGAGAAAGCTACAGAATAACTAGGGGACCCTATTTCCGTTCATCACATCCAGGAAGGTCCAAATACCTCAATCCGACAAGGGATGGGGGCGGCGTAGCTCGTTGGTGTGGCTCTCCGATGTCACGTTGCAAAAGATTTTTTCGGGCTGGAATTGAATTTTGGAAATAGGTAGCAGCGTAcgtcaaggatgatgatgcacTCGTTGGTCTTCATTCATTACCATTGAGCTCAAGCGAGTTTTTATACTTATCAAGCTCCTATGTTGTTCTTAGCAACATTGCCTCCGCCCGCGtggatcatgatgatcagCCGTGAGGCCAATGGCGTCCTTTGGTGCAGCTGCTCGCAGGAAGCAGTGCGCTCGCAACCCGCAAAGGGCAGCTTTGACCCCCTCGGCGCAGCTGAGGTGTAGCTAATCTCTATTGGGTTGATCTTCCAAGACCCGATTCTCCATCCCCGAAGGCCTAACGGCCTGGAAGTGTGTAAATTGAATTGTGTTAGGATACCGGTATATTTGTACAGGGTCAGGATCTCTCTAGGACTCAGACAGTCAAATTGGCCATTCTTGAGGCTAATGAGCCTTCATAACTGCCATCAGAAAGAATTCAGAGAGTTGACCTTCGTTACATCTGTTACCAAAGACGCACGGTTTTGGGTTGTAGCTACTTGCGATCTCAGGGGTCACGGGCCTATTTTAGGTGTCTAAAGCTGCTTGATTAATCTAGGCAAGAGAATTTTTGGCACTATCTTCAGAATCCTCCTCATTAAGTCCCTAACTGGCAATGGTTCACCGTTCTAGCGGCTAACTTATCTTCATGATCAACCTGGAGCACACTACGTCGTTTCAGCACGCGGCTGACCGGGAGAAAGATCCAGAGGTGAACGGCAGCACTCAATGTCTTACGCGTTACTCTGTTCCAACCGAAGATATCTTGTTCATTCCGTGCGCGACGTCGTTCTACACAAAATTCCAGTAAGTTTCATGTATATCGGAATAATAAGATTCTCTTTAGTGAACGAATAACTAACCT contains these protein-coding regions:
- a CDS encoding hypothetical protein (At least one base has a quality score < 10) yields the protein MMISREANGVLWCSCSQEAVRSQPAKGSFDPLGAAEV